A DNA window from Clavibacter sepedonicus contains the following coding sequences:
- a CDS encoding DUF3145 domain-containing protein has protein sequence MEAPVANSRPARGVLYVHSSPRALCPHVEWAAGRALGHAVNFTWDPQPVLNGAMRAEYYWEGPEGSGAAIASGLRGWEHLRYEVTEDAGPGRDGGRWMHTPDLGVFFAQTDTAGNTVIPEDRIRYALDVAGSNTLELHRELRLAMGQAWDDELEAFRHASDFSPVVWLHKVG, from the coding sequence ATGGAAGCACCCGTCGCCAACTCAAGACCGGCTCGAGGAGTGCTCTACGTGCACTCCTCCCCTCGCGCGCTCTGCCCCCATGTCGAATGGGCCGCCGGTCGTGCGCTCGGTCACGCCGTGAACTTCACGTGGGACCCGCAGCCGGTGCTGAACGGTGCCATGCGCGCCGAGTACTACTGGGAGGGCCCGGAGGGCTCGGGCGCTGCCATCGCCAGCGGGCTCCGCGGCTGGGAGCACCTCCGCTACGAGGTCACCGAGGACGCCGGCCCCGGCCGCGACGGCGGTCGTTGGATGCACACGCCCGACCTCGGCGTCTTCTTCGCGCAGACCGACACGGCCGGCAACACCGTCATCCCGGAGGACCGCATCCGGTACGCGCTCGACGTCGCCGGCTCCAACACGCTGGAGCTGCACCGCGAGCTGCGCCTCGCCATGGGCCAGGCCTGGGACGACGAGCTCGAGGCGTTCCGCCACGCGAGCGACTTCAGCCCGGTCGTCTGGCTGCACAAGGTCGGCTGA
- a CDS encoding beta-ketoacyl-[acyl-carrier-protein] synthase family protein — protein sequence MTTPKKIVVTGIGATSPLGGTAEDTWQALLRGESGISTLEQDWVAKWEIPVTFAGQAKVPSSKVMQRIETKRLDPSSQFALTAAREAWADAGSPEVDPLRFAVDWATGIGGVWTLLDAWDTLREKGPRRVLPMTVPMLMPNGPAAAVGMDLGARAGIQTVVSACASSTESIASAYEHLQAGRADIIVAGGSEASIHPLPIASFAAMQALSKRNDDPQRASRPYDIARDGFVLGEGGAALVLETEEHAKARGARIYAELVGGAVTSDAFHITAPDPEGTAAARAMIQSVEGAGYSRSDVSHINVHATSTPVGDIAEYKALERVFGAAVHGIPVSATKASTGHLLGGAGAIEAVFTVKALAERTAPPTINLTEQDPDIALDVVTSPRSLGNADLLAISNSFGFGGHNAVIAFRSV from the coding sequence AGGACTGGGTCGCCAAGTGGGAGATCCCCGTCACCTTCGCCGGGCAGGCCAAGGTGCCGTCCTCCAAGGTGATGCAGCGGATCGAGACCAAGCGCCTCGACCCGTCCAGCCAGTTCGCGCTCACGGCCGCGCGTGAGGCGTGGGCCGACGCCGGATCCCCCGAGGTCGACCCGCTGCGCTTCGCCGTGGACTGGGCGACCGGCATCGGCGGCGTCTGGACGCTCCTCGACGCCTGGGACACGCTCCGCGAGAAGGGCCCTCGCCGGGTCCTGCCCATGACCGTCCCCATGCTCATGCCCAACGGGCCCGCCGCAGCGGTCGGCATGGACCTCGGTGCACGCGCCGGCATCCAGACCGTCGTCTCGGCCTGCGCGTCCAGCACCGAGTCCATCGCCAGCGCGTACGAGCACCTCCAGGCGGGACGCGCCGACATCATCGTCGCCGGCGGTTCCGAGGCGTCCATCCACCCGCTCCCCATCGCGTCGTTCGCCGCGATGCAGGCGCTGTCGAAGCGCAACGACGACCCGCAGCGCGCCTCGCGCCCGTACGACATCGCGCGCGACGGCTTCGTGCTCGGCGAGGGAGGTGCGGCGCTCGTCCTCGAGACCGAGGAGCACGCGAAGGCCCGGGGTGCCCGCATCTACGCCGAGCTCGTGGGCGGCGCGGTGACCAGCGACGCGTTCCACATCACGGCCCCGGACCCCGAGGGCACGGCTGCGGCGCGCGCCATGATCCAGAGCGTCGAGGGCGCCGGCTACTCGCGTTCGGACGTCTCGCACATCAACGTGCACGCGACGAGCACGCCCGTCGGCGACATCGCCGAGTACAAGGCGCTCGAGCGCGTGTTCGGCGCCGCCGTGCACGGCATCCCCGTGAGCGCCACGAAGGCGTCCACGGGCCACCTCCTCGGCGGCGCGGGTGCCATCGAGGCCGTCTTCACCGTGAAGGCGCTGGCGGAGCGCACCGCTCCCCCGACGATCAACCTCACGGAGCAGGACCCGGACATCGCGCTCGACGTGGTCACGTCGCCCCGCTCGCTGGGGAACGCCGACCTGCTCGCGATCAGCAACTCGTTCGGCTTCGGCGGGCACAACGCCGTCATCGCGTTCCGCAGCGTCTAG